A single region of the Manihot esculenta cultivar AM560-2 chromosome 12, M.esculenta_v8, whole genome shotgun sequence genome encodes:
- the LOC122721342 gene encoding xanthotoxin 5-hydroxylase CYP82C4-like — protein MDFSSNLIAILGVVALLLLRNLWRAKNKKKIKGKLVPEAPGGLPIIGHLHQLGGKKSLARTLGEMADKYGSIFSLRLGVHRSVIITDHQAMKDCFTTNDKLFASRPHSIQAIHVGYDYASIGFAPYGTYWRNMRKLATIELLSSHRAKILNYVQISEVNYLVKDLYLHYKNNANAKINMSERIEHLILNMVTRMVAGKRFFDDNKEARSESGRPIGEIIREYMFVTGALVPGDLIPFLGWLDIGGIVKTMKRVTKEVDVIVESWIEEHKKKTENEAKKDFIDVMLSVVEDEPSMKLKRETIIKATTTAIILAGSDTTAITTIWALSSLVNNRQALERAQQEIDEKIGRDRCVQVSDVDKLEYLSAIIKETLRLYPPGPLGVPREAAEDCFISGYFIPKGTRIFTHLWKLHRDPKVWKDPEAFIPERFLTTNANLDVTGQNFEYLPFSAGRRSCPGMNLAMQVLHLTLARLIQAFDLKTPANEPVDMTEAQGIVMPRLTPLEIVVVPRLDPEFYERE, from the exons ATGGATTTCTCTTCTAATCTCATCGCAATTCTTGGGGTTGTAGCTCTACTGCTGCTTCGTAATCTATGGAGggcaaaaaataagaaaaagatcaAGGGCAAGTTAGTCCCAGAAGCACCAGGTGGCTTACCGATCATCGGCCACCTCCATCAACTTGGCGGGAAGAAATCGCTTGCCAGAACCTTGGGAGAGATGGCTGATAAATATGGTTCCATCTTCTCCCTGAGGCTTGGAGTGCACCGCTCAGTTATAATCACCGATCACCAGGCGATGAAGGACTGCTTCACCACCAATGACAAGCTTTTTGCCTCTCGCCCACATTCCATTCAAGCTATCCATGTCGGCTACGACTATGCATCGATTGGCTTCGCTCCTTACGGTACCTATTGGCGCAATATGCGTAAATTGGCTACCATTGAGCTCCTGTCGAGCCACAGGGCTAAGATATTGAATTATGTTCAGATATCGGAGGTGAACTACTTGGTTAAAGACTTGTACTTGCATTACAAGAACAACGCGAATGCTAAGATCAACATGAGTGAACGTATCGAGCATTTGATCTTGAATATGGTTACCAGGATGGTTGCAGGGAAGAGGTTCTTCGACGACAATAAAGAAGCAAGGAGCGAATCAGGTCGTCCGATTGGGGAAATTATCAGGGAGTATATGTTCGTGACAGGAGCTCTTGTTCCTGGAGATTTAATTCCATTCCTGGGATGGTTGGATATTGGAGGaattgttaaaaccatgaagcGTGTAACCAAGGAAGTTGATGTAATTGTGGAGAGCTGGATTGAAGAACACAAGAAGAAAACAGAAAACGAAGCCAAAAAGGACTTCATCGATGTTATGCTTTCGGTTGTGGAAGATGAACCCTCAATGAAGCTTAAACGTGAAACGATCATCAAGGCCACAACAACA GCTATTATTCTCGCAGGCTCTGATACTACAGCAATCACGACAATATGGGCCTTGTCGAGCTTGGTGAACAACAGGCAAGCATTGGAGCGTGCCCAACAAGAGATTGACGAGAAAATTGGCAGGGATCGCTGCGTACAAGTCTCTGACGTCGACAAATTGGAGTACTTGTCGGCTATCATCAAAGAAACCTTGAGATTATATCCTCCAGGTCCACTAGGAGTTCCACGAGAGGCAGCTGAAGATTGTTTCATATCTGGGTATTTTATCCCTAAAGGCACTCGTATATTCACACACTTGTGGAAGTTGCATAGAGATCCAAAAGTATGGAAGGATCCTGAAGCATTCATTCCAGAAAGATTTCTGACAACCAATGCAAATTTGGATGTAACTGGTCAGAATTTCGAGTATTTACCATTTAGTGCAGGAAGAAGATCTTGTCCAGGGATGAACTTGGCAATGCAAGTGCTGCACTTGACTCTTGCGAGGTTGATTCAGGCATTTGACTTAAAAACGCCGGCAAATGAGCCAGTGGACATGACTGAAGCGCAAGGAATAGTGATGCCAAGGCTAACTCCACTTGAAATTGTTGTCGTCCCACGCCTTGATCCTGAATTTTATGAGCGAGAGTAG